The Paenibacillus beijingensis nucleotide sequence CGTCCATCATCGCGTCGAGATCGGAAGCTTCTTGTTTCGGTTTCCACTGCTCGCTGCCCGGCTGCGGCGGATTGGCGTATGGTCCGCCTTTATATGAGCCGTAGCCGCCGGAAGTACCTTCATTGCGATATGGATCGCGTCCCGCATCATAGCGGTCGTTATAGTTGCCGTAGCCTCCCCCGAAGCCGGGAGGAAATCCGTTCGGACCGTATCCGTGGGGCGGATAATACGGTTCTTTCGGGATGACAAGCGCGGCCAGAATGTAGATCAAAATGATCGCGCCGCTGGTGAACACCGCCACCACGATGAATAATATCCGGAGCAAATTGGCATCGACATTCAGCATCTCCGCCAGACCGCCGCAGAGCCCGAACAGTTTTTTATTTCGTCTGGAACGATACAATTGCCTCATGGCTTAACGTCAGCCTCCTTTTTCAAGCTTTCTCTTCAATGCCTCAAGCTCGCGCTCCACAACGGAAGAGATTTGAGAGCCGGCCTCATTGAACAATTGCTGCCCCATCCGCCGCAAATCCCGCAAACTTTTGCTTTCCAGCTCCAAATCGCTGATCCGCTCTTCCAGTCTCCGGAACATGCCTTCGGGCTGCAAACCCGAGGCGCCTGTGCCATTCATGCCGCCGGCATACCGGGCGTTCATCCGCTGCTGAAGCCGCAGCGATTCCATCCGGGCCGCATAATACTCGCGCTTATCGTATACTTGCTGGTACTCCATGCGCAGCTCGCGCAAGTTGTCTTCCAGCTCGGAGATGCTTGCCCGGCTTTGCTCATACAGGTCACGGTACTGGATAGAGCGCTCCTCCGCGCTCGCTTTCTCATGGAGAGCGATTCTCGCGAGCTGCTCCTCGCCTGCCTTAAGCGCCGTCAGCGCTTGCTGCTCGCGTTTCTCCTTCTGCTGCTCCGCCTGCAGCCACTGCATTTTCAAATTGTTGCTGTGTGCGGAGTACTGCGCGTAAATCCGCTCCGCTTGTATAATTTCTTCCCGGGTTGACCATAGAAACTGGTCGATCAGCCGTACGGGATCTTCCGCTTTCTCCAATCGTTCATTTAATGTGGCGACCGTAATGTCGCGCACACGCCGCATAATGCTCACTTGCGTACCCTCCCTTGGTTCAAATGGTGCCGTATCTCGCTGCAGTTCCAATCTATTTTAGTAAGTACGGCGTTGTCCTTTAATTTTGGAAACACCCCATACGATCAATCCGACTGCGAGCAGAAGCATAATCAGTCCCGACAGTTTGGCAAGCAGCATGAGGGCACCGATTACCGCCAGCACGGTCCCGATTACTTTGCTGCCGTTTCTCCAGCCGACAACGCCAAGCCCGATCAGGATAACAGGGAAGAGCAGACCGAAGATCCAGCCGAAAAGATGCCCCAGACCGAGAAATTTCATCGCGATCAATGCACCTACGACAATTAACAATGCGCCAAATCCTGTATTACGATTCATAAATGATAGTCACCGCCTTTCTTGCATCTTGGTTAAGTATCGCTTGCTTATGTACTTATTGTAGGTGTTTTAGCCTTTCTTCAAAACGGACTTGCGGCGGTTTTGCAAACTGGACTCAGGTCGGGGACGATGCCCCGCCGGAGGCGGACGGCGTTTGCAGCGGCATCCGCGGCAACGAAACAAGGGGCAAAGCGTAAACGAACCGATCAAGGGACTAATCTTGGCCGGTTCGTTCGTTTTTACCACATAGGAAAGTTTAATTTCGATAAAGCATGAAGTCGAAATGAACTTTCCTATTGGCGAATAAACCTACATTTAAACGCGGTCGCACATCTTCGAAAGACCTCGATAAAGGTTTATCTCATCGCTCTGCACGAAGAGGGTATTTTTGAAAATCCTGCGTTCATACATCTTTTTTCTCTTTAGTTTTCGGCTGCGTGAAAATTCCTGCAAATATACATTTATTTCCGATCCAATCTCTCGTTCAGGCGATAAAAGCCGGGAATTCCTGTACCAGCGCAGGTTTTTCCTCCATACATGCGATTTCGAGCGATAATACCTGCACAATCGCAGGTTTAGCGAGGAAAGGACCTCCAACTCCGCTTTGCCAGCGGAACTGGAGGTCCTCTTGTGTCCTATTTTGGACTGGCTCATTCATGTGAACACTTATGAAACAGCCTCTTACAGGTAGTATTCAGTTGCTGGGCAGACTCTATAAGTGCCTCATAACAATCTTTCGAGACCGTTACACAACTCTGCTTAAAAAGTGTTCCAGGAAGCGGTCCGCGTCCACTTCCATGCATACGTCCATATTCGGCGGGTTCGCCGGTTTATCGCGCAGGTCGGCAACGGTTCGGGCCAGCGAGTGAATGCCGTGCAGGTCAACCTGCACGTGCATCGGGACCGTCTTGACAAAGCTCGGGTCAATCGCAACGCCGACCGCGAGCGGATCGTGCAGGCCGCAGCCGCCGACGCCCGGATACAGCTGGCTGTACGCCTTAATATAATACTCGGTCATATCCGCGAAAAAATGGCCGAGCTCGGTATCTTTATTCCGCCACAGCTGCAGCTTCTCGTACGGCAGCAGCGTCTGCATCGTGACGTCAAGCCCGACGAGCGTAATCGGGATGCCGGAGCGGAATACATATTCGGCCGCTTCCGGGTCCGCGTAGATGTTCGCTTCCGCTACCGGCGTCACATTCCCCCACCGTTTGACGGCTCCGCCCATCACAATAACATTTTCGACCAAGTGAACGATCTCGGGATCCTGCATAATGGCGAGCGCAAGATTGGTCATCGCGCCCACCGTTATGATCGTCACCTTGCCCGGATTCTTTCTGGCTTGTTCGATCATGAAATGCGGCGCATAGCCAGCCGCCGCTTCCCGCTTCGGCTCTCTCGCAAGCGCATTGCCGAGTCCGTCTTCGCCGTGAATGAACGTTTCTTTTTCTTTCTCGCGATGGCGGAACAAAGGCTTGTCCGCACCGGCGATGACGGGCACGTCGCTGTCATGATAGTCAAGGACCACCAGCGTATTGCGGGTTGCTTCCGCAACCGTTACGTTTCCGAAGCATGTGGTCACACCCAGGATTTGCAGCTCCGGAGAGCGGACCGCATAGGAAATGGCAAGAGCGTCGTCGATTCCGGTATCTACATCCAAAATAATCGGTTTCATCAGGTGTCCTCCGCTAACTGCTCAATACGTTCATAAAGTATTCCACAAACCGCTCACTGTCGACTTCCGTACAGAGGGAAGCGTTCGTCCGCTCGGGAGGCCTTCTGAAATCGGCGATCGTTGCCCCGTAGGACAATTCTCCCTTCGTCTCGATGCGTATATAAACCTCCTCCGTCTGCACAAGAGAAGGATCGACCGCAACCGCAACCGCCAGCGGATCATGAAGGGGAGATCCGTAAAAGCCGTCCTGCTTCAAATAAGCTTCAAAGTAATAAGACAGGATTCCCCCAATAAATTGCGGCCTGCGTGCGGATGCCGTGCCAGCTGCGAGCCGGTCCAAATGCGACTTGCCGATGATCGTTTTCATCGTTACATCGAGCCCGACCATCGTAATCGGCATGCCGGATTCGAACACGCGGTGGGCCGCCTCCGGATCGCTGTGTATGTTCGCTTCCACGACCGGAGTGACGTTCCCGGGAACCTTCACCGCTCCCCCCATCAGCACAAGACGCTTCACTTTGGAAGCGATCGACGGGTCTTTCGCAAGCGCGATGGCCAAATTCGTCAGCGGTCCGACAAAAACGAGCGTCAGCGCGTCCGGGTTCTCATTGACCTTGCGTACAATAAAGTCGGCGGCCTTCTCATCGAGCGGCTCCTGCTCCGGCCACGGCAGCTCGCAATTGCCGATGCCGTTGTCGCCGTGAATATGGACAACCGGACCGCCCCATTCGCCAAAGAGCGGGCCGGCGGCCCCCTTCGCGACCGGAACCTCGTACGGCGCATCTGCGAGCCCGATCACCTGCAGCGTGTTGCGGGTGGCCTGCTCCACACTCGTATTGCCGAACACGGTCGTAATTCCTTCGACGACGACATGTTCCGTTTTTAAAGCAAGCAGAATCGCAAGTGAATCATCAATTCCGGTATCGACATCAAGAATCATCCGGATGGCTTCCAACTTTCCACATCCCTTCCAACTACACCATTAAATCGAATCTTATCCCTTTTCGGCCCCGGCCGTCAATCCGTCCACGAGGAAACGCTGCATCAGGATGAACAAAACGGTGATCGGTACCGCGACGAGCACGCAGCCGGCGGCAAAGGTGGTGAACTCGGTCGAGAACGGGTCGGTGATCATATCGAACAGCCCGACGGCGAGCGTCTTCTTCTCCGGCGTGCGCAGCACGAGCTTGGCGAAAATAAAGTCGGTGAACGCGCCGGTAAACGTCATAAGCGACGTGAACACGATCAGCGGCGTCGACAGCGGCATAATGATCCGGAAGAAAATGGTCAGATGCCCCGCTCCGTCAATGCGCGCCGCCTCGACCAGGCTTTTCGGAATCGTGTCGAAGTAGCTCTTCGAGAACAGGAAAAACAGCGGCGCCCCGGCGGCATACACGATAATGATCGCCAAATGCGTATTGAGCAGGTTCATTTGGTTGAGCAAAATATAGATGGCGATCATGCTCATAAAGCCGGGAAAGAGACCGAGCACGAGCAGCAGGCTCATCAGATTTTTGCGGCCTGCAAAGCGGAACATCGAGAAGGCGTATCCGGTCAGCAGCGTCAGAACCGTGCCGATGATCATGCTGGCAACCGAAATTTTCAGCGTATTGACGTACCACCCGGCGAACAGATATTTGTCGAACAGATTCGTGTAGTGCTCCAGCGTCAAGGCGGACGGAATGATCGTATCGCTGTAGAGCGCGTCGCCGACGCGCAGCGAGGACATCGTCACCCACAGCGCAGGGTAAACGCAGAACACTCCGATAATCGCGAGCAGCACGTAACTGAACGACAGCCACAGCGTCGTTTTGGCTTTGCGGGTCATCATTAAGCATCCTCCTCTTTGAACGCTTTCGTACGGCGCACGTTCCAGATCGCGAAGACGGACAGCACGATAAAGATAAAGATTCCGATAACCGAAGCGAAGTTGTATTGCCCCTGCTCCATCGACAGCTTGAACAGCCACGTAATCAGAATGTCCGTGTCTCCCGCGAATTGGAAATCCCCGTTAACCGGTTTGCCGTTGGTCAGCAGGTAAACAATGTTGAAGTTGTTGATGTTGCCGACAAACTGCATAATGACGAGCGGAGCCATCGCATGCATGACCGACGGGAATGTGATCAGGGCAATTTTTTGGAAGGCGCTTGCGCCGTCGATGTCCGCCGCTTCGTACATATCTTTCGGGATCGTCGTCAAGATCCCGATAATCATCAGCATCGAAACCGGGAAGGTTAACCAGAAGTTCGCCAGCACGAGCGTAAATTTCGCCCACATCGGATCGGTCAGCCACGGCATCTTATCGAAGCCGAGCAGGCTCAAATATTGGTTGACCGGCCCGAACTGCCCGTTGAAGATGTTGCGCAGGATGAGCGTCGACACAAACATCGGGATCGCAAACGGCAAAATGAACAGCGTCCGCCAAAACGATTTGAACCGGATTCCTTTCTGCTGCACGAGCAGCGCAACGGCAAATCCGCCGAAATAACCGGTCAGCGTCGCCAGTACGGCCCAAACGAACGTCCACAAGGTGACGCTGTAGAAGGTGTGGCTCCACGCTTTAATACGGAAAATATCCCGGAACGTCTCGAAGCCGTGCCAATCGATCAAATGCGCCGGTGGCATGTTCTCCCGGGTGAAGTTCGTAAAGGCAACCAAAATCATAAAGACGATCGGCATAACCGTAAAGAAAAAGACGCCGATCATCGGAATCGTCAGCACGATATGCGGGAAGCGGTACGAAGCGACGAAGCTCAACGTCTGGCGGAACGTATTCGGCGTCCCGCCTTCTTCCCGCAGCTTGCCGGTATGGTAGGCGTCTTTAACGGCGATGACGTACAGCCAGACGAACACGATCATAATAAAGACGGTAATCAGGCCTTCGATAAGCAAAAAGATGGAATGGTCCCCCATCACCTGCTTGTACAATTTGCCGACCTTTCTCAGCTTCGTTTCTGTTTCCCCCAGCGTCACGATGCCCCAAAGCGCATGAGGCAACCGGGTAACGGCCGTATAGATCCCGAAGCCGTAAAAGGCGAGCATCAGTAGCCCTTTCATATATTGCCGGTTGTACAGTTGGCCCAGTCCCATCGCCAGCACCGACAGCAGGGCGGCTGTCCGGCTGTAACGTTTCGAATCGGGCGATCCGCTTCTCTCCATTGCGAGCTGCTGCATCACTCTCCACTCCTTTTCAATGAAATGCGATCACCCGCTTGGGTGATCGCCTGTTTATTGATGATTCGTCTTGTTGTTACTTCTGATTTTCAATGCTCGACTTCATGCCGGCCGCCGCTTTGTCGAGCGTCGTCTTGACATCGGCGCCTTCCCAAACCGCGGTGAATGCCGGATCCAGGTATTGACCGAAATATTTCATTTCAGGAAGATTGGACCACATGCGGCTGTTTGCCAGCTGTTTTTGGAAGCCCTGCGGAATCTCATCCGTACGGTTGTCGACTCCTTCGGCAGCCGGGAATTCGCCGGTAACCTCAACCGCTTTCGCCTGATTTTCCTTCGACGTAAGGAAGTTTGCGAACAGCTTCGCCGCGTTCGGGTATTTCGAATACGCGCTTACATAGTACGAGGTCGTTCCGGCGAGTGTGACCGGAGCTTTGTCTCCCGGCATAGGAGGCATCGGAATGACGGTTACGTTAAACGGAAGCTTGCTGAATTTCGCCATATTCCAGCTGCCGTCCATATTGATGGCAAGCTTGCCCGATTCAAACAGCCCCGTCTTGATGTCCACGTTCATATCGGAAAATTTAAGCGGCAAAATTTCTTTCAGCGACTGAATGAATTGCATTCCTTTTACCGCGCCTTCATTATTAATGCCGATATCTTTCGGATCGGTTTCGTTGTTGCCGAATACGTAACCGCCGTAACCTGCCAGATAGCTGAAGAGGAAGAAGGAACCCGTGTCAAACATGTAAGCGTATTTGTTGTTCTTTTCGTCATTGAATTTCTTCGCGAAAGTAATAATATCGTCCCATGTATCCAGTTTGACGTCCTTTACGAGATCTTTGTTGACATATAACGCGTACGTATAGACGGAGCGTGGATAACCGTACAGAACGCCTTCAAATGTCGACGCATCGATAGCATCCTTGCGGGTAATGCTCTTTGTTTCTTCTTCAAAGTAGTCGTTCGGCAGTACAAGGCCGGAGCCCACGGCTCCTCCAAGAAAATCGTTCGTCATCCCGAACACGTCGGCGCCCATGCCGGCCGGGCCGTCCGTCGCCAAACGTGCCGGGCTGTCCCAGAAAGTAACGTCTTCCGTCGTGACTTTGATGTTGTACTTCTGTTCAAATTCTTTTGCCGCATTTTCGGTAAAGTCGTCCTTGATCGTCCATAACTTCAGTTCCGCTCCCGGTTCCGGCTTCAGCTCCTCGTTTGCCGCCGCTTCGTTTTGCTGGCCGGTTCCATTGGTTGCTTCATTGCCTGTATTCGCGGAGTTCGTTTTGCCGCCGCAAGCGGCCAGAGTGAACGTCATGACAGCGGAAAGTGCGAGCAGACCCAGTTTCTTTTTCATCGATTCTTTACCCCTTTGTTCGATAATATGGATTGAATATGGATTGCAAAATCGTATTGGTGCTGCATTCTGGCTGTATGAGCGGCTGTCGATACACAGAAATTCAGCCTTTGACGGTCATGCAACTCCCCCTTACGATAATTTCATGCGGAAGAAGTTTTACTTCCGGAACGTAATCTTCTTTTTCCCGGATTTGCTTAAGCAGCATTTGCGCCGCCTGAACCCCGAGTTCATAGACCGGCTGGCGGACCGTCGTAATGCCGGGGCGGTATGCTTTCGCAATCGGTATATCGTCGAATCCCATCACCGAAATGTCTTCCGGCACCCGCAGTCCGCTGTCATCCGCCGCCCGAATGGCTCCAATTGCGACCATGTCGCTTACGCAGCAGATGGCCGTAGGCCTGTCCTCCTGCCTGAACAGCTTCATCCCGCTCTCATAGCCGGACTCAATATCGTAATCCTGTTCATAAATCAGCTTCTCATCATACTCAATTCCGTAATCGGCCAGCGCCTGCTTATATCCTGCCAGCCGCCTTACAATCTGAACGTACACCCTGGGCCCGCCGAAAAAAGCGATTTTTCGATGTCCCAGTTGAATCAGATACCGGGTTGCATCGTACGTAGCCTGGTAATCATCAATATTGATGCATGAGAACCGGCCCTCTTGATCGGTATGGCTGGCAAAAACAACCGGAACGGCATGATTCTCGAAAAATTGGATTTGCTTCGGTTTGGGAGCCGAAGTCAACAGCACGACGCCATCCACATACTTTTCTTTCAACAGTTTTAAATAATGAAGCTCCACATCCAGATCGCGGTTCGTATTGCAGAGCAGCGTCGTATAATTATGCTTGAACAGCTCCTCTTCAATCGCTTGCACAAAAATCGAAATAAACATATTTTCGATACCGGGAATGAGAACGCCGATCAGTCTGCTTTCCTTCATAATGAGCGTGCGTGCGACAGGGTTTGGATTAAAACCAAGCTCCTCCACGACTTCCAGCACTCGTTCCCGCACGGCCTTGCTGACCGGCTTGCTTTGGTTAAGTACGCGCGAAACGGTGGCGATCGATACATTTGCCTTCAAAGCCACATCTTTTATCGTAATATCCATTCCCACACTTCCTCTTCCATCATTAGGAAAACCTTTTCCGCCATCGAAAAACTGCTATAATTACCCAATGTGTGTGAGTCGATACGTATAAGCCGCAAATGAATCGTTATGGAAAAGCCAGGAGTGAAATCGTTACGTGTATATCCGATGTTGTTCCGTTTACTAATATTAGGAAAACCTTTTCCCAACCAGTGAAAAAAAATGTGCCTGCCTGCCGCTTCCTCAACGTCTCAACGGTTCTTAATTAACTGTTCTGATCATACTATCGCGATGTTTCGATGTCAATATAGTTGACATCATTTTTTTTTATAAGGCTATGTTAAACTCAACTGTTGATATTTGCAGTTTACGAACATTTGTTCTATAATTAGGTTGATCATATAGTTTGGAGCTGATTACTGTATGATACGCCCCTTCAGCGGACACCCTCTAGCAAGGAGTATGAAAACACATTGTCGAATAAGTGACAGAAAATATTGGAGTAATTGAGAATGATCATTCTTGACTATCAGCTGTTCGAAATATTGAAGGGGAGTGTTCCTTGATGACAAATAGTAGTATGAATCCTAAAGTTGATGAGTTTTTAAGTAAGGCTAGAAAGTGGAAGGAAGAATATGAGAAGTTGAGAAATATCGTTCTTGACTGTGAGCTGACCGAAGAATTTAAGTGGATGCATCCTTGTTACACGTTTCAGAATAAAAACATAGTCTTAATACATGGGTTTAAAGAATACTGTGCGCTTCTGTTTCACAAAGGCGCCTTGTTAAAAGATGCCCATGGTATCCTAATCCAACAAACGGAGAATGTACAGGCGGCGCGCCAGATTCGGTTCACCGATGTTCGAGAAATAGTTGAGATGGAAACCATCTTGAAAGCCTATATTCATGAAGCCATTGAAGTTGAAAAAGCCGGTTTGGAAGTGAGTTTTAAAAAGACTACAGAATTCATAATTCCTGAAGAATTTCAAAATAAACTCAATGAAATACCTACCTTGAAAACTGCTTTTGAAGCATTGACGCCGGGACGGCAAAGAGCATACATTCTTTATTTTTCTGAACCCAAACAATCCAAAACTCGAGAGTCAAGGGTTGAAAAATGCATACAGCAAATTTTGGGTGGTAAGGGATTAAATGATTAGTATATTCGATGAGCAGAGCAATGGTAAATCCCCGCCGGTTTGCTGGGCAAGCGCACGGATATAAGCGAACTTCTCCGTATCGCCGTCGCCGTAACGGTCAACGTTTGCGGATTCGTTCTGTCCCAAAAAACTAACATCATTAGTATTCCCTCGGAAGCGGGCCTCCCTTCCGGCTGCCGCACCCGGCAGCCGGTTGAAATAGCGGGTTTCATCATCGTTGTTGCGGCTTTGTTCATCTCATGCTTTTTTGTCCGTTAATCGAACGAATGCCTGCCAGAAATGTGTCGATAAGAACGCGAAAGCTTTCGTTCAGATCAAGCGGCATATTAAATCCTCCCTGTTGTTCGATCGACGCGAAGCCGTGCAGCAAGCTTCGGAGGCCCCTTATAATATGAATCGCTGTATCCTTATCCAAATCATAAGCATCCAGCACACGAATAATTATTTCAACGACTTCTCCAGCTGCACGCCGATGATTTTCGTCGTTCGATTCAAGAAATCGATGGGTAACCTCGTATAAACCGGGATGCCTGCGTACAAACTCAATATAAGCCTCTGCAATTGCTTTTACCGCATCATCCCCGGATTTTCCGATCGCGGCCCGAGTCATCGAGTCTCTCATTTGGCTCAATCCGTAAGTAACAAGCTTATTACGCAAACCGGGCAATCCTTCCACGTGATTGTACAAAGAAGGGGAACGAATGCCCAGCTTTTGAGCCAACGTTGCGAGACTTAACTCTTCGACTCCTTTCGTGTCGGCCAATTCGGCAGCAGCCATCAACACGGTCAACAGGTCTAATCCGGCTCTTGCCATGATGTCATCTCCTTTAAACGACTTGCTTCTTCTTTTGCAAATTTTTTTCGGCATTTTGAATGGCTTGATCTATGATGGCGGCCGGAGACTCGATCATCCTGCCGTGTCCTGTCGCCAGCAGCGAGGGACTCAGCTCTCTTAATTTGCGGGCGCTTTCCAGTGCCAGCTCTTTGTTCCAAGTCGCCATCGCGGGGAAAGGAAACAGCGGCTTCAGCTGGCCGGTAACGGCCACGCCTCCGCGCGTTTGAAAAGCGTCTCCGGCAATTAACGCCCCGTTGCGCGTATCGAAGAAAGCCATCGAGCCCGGCGTATGTCCGGGTACGGACAGGGCAAGCAGCGAGCCGATCTGCTCACCGTCCCGGAGCAAGACATCGGGCTTTGTTTTTACTTTCGTCGGCACACCTCCGCGGATAGGCGTCTGCGGTTCACCAGGTTGTAAAGTGCGTTCACCAGCAAGCAGAATGGAGTCCCGGAACGAAATATAAACTTTGACTGCGGGAAGCTCCTGCTTCAACCGATCAAGCGATCCGACATGATCGTCATGGGCATGGGTCAGAACGATGCGCGTAATCGGCTTCCCGATCTTCTGCGCCGCATCAATGATGGAGCTCGCGCTTGAAGGCAGAGCTGCATCTATCAATGTTAATCCTTCAACTTCTTCGACGAAATAACAATTTACCGGGAATACATTGGGCAAAAATGCGAGCTGCGATACTGTCAAATGTTTCGTTATTTTCATGGCAGCGGCCTCCCTTAATTATTATACACCTGTACCGAAAAAATCGGTTACCAGCGAAAGGATTAGCAACAGCGCCATAACGCCGCTCGCGATCCAGACCTTCGTTTTATTTCCGATATTGCCGCTTCTCCGCTGCAAGGAACGGGCATACATGACAAATCCGATAACAAGGATCAACAATTCGGCAATGACGCTTGCAAACGGCCATTTCCACATTCCCAGCCCGAGTAACGGCAAATCAAAAGCATTTCCGGGAAAAATGGGCAGATCGGCGCGATGAACGAGCAAATCGAGAATCCAATGGCTGAACACAACGGAGGAGATCACCCAAGCACCTTGCTTGCCCCAGGCCAAGCTTGCGGCAAGTCCGGCAAGAACTGCGATCAGCAGCGCCCCGACCAAGGAATGAGTATAATCGGCATGGATGATCGCATTGCCATATCCTCCTCCCGCGATCGTTTCAATCGGTTCGATTCCTTTGATAAAAAGTGGAACAAATGCAATGTCGAGCAGCTGCGTACTCGTCATGATGGCCCAAAGCGGTACTTTAGGAGCTTTCGCTTTGACTGCGGCCGCAAGTCCGAAATGTCCTGCAAACATGTTAACGCACTTCCTTTCCCGGTTTAATAGAAGCATCCAGCCATCCGCATACGACGACAAACAGTAAAACAAAAATGATAAAGTTCATGCTGTATTCCTCCCAATTGCTTAACTAATAATCTTAGTTTTATTATAACTAATGTTATTAGTTTGTCAACGACTTTTTGTGTTCATCAAATTTAGGATCAAATTTTGGATCAAAGCTAAACACTGTTTACAATTAATTTTTTTAAAATTTTCTCCAGCATGGTTTGACATTCTAAATATCCGGTTACAATTGAACAGGTTTGCACCGGATGATAAGCGATGTCATGGAATGCATGTCATGGAATGCATGTCATGGAATGCATGTCATGATTCTCCGGAAAAGATACCTTCATCCAATCTGAAAAGGAGCGTTTGACGATGTCCGATTTCGTAAAGCTCGAACCAGAAGCTCAAAAATTTGTAGAGGCTACAGCCAATCCGCCGTATTTATTTGATCTCGGCCCCGAGAAAGGCCGTGCAGCGGTCGATGAAGCGCAATCCGGCGAAATCGAGAAGCCCGCTGTCGACGTGGAAGACCGAATCGTCGAAGGCGGTCCAAGCGGCCGGGTATCCGTGAAGATTATTCGCCCGAAGAACGCGCCTGCGGTATTACCGGTGATCATTTATACCCACGGAGCGGGCTGGGTGTTCGGCAACGCCCATACGCATGACCGGCTCGTTCGCGAATTGGCGGAAGGTGCTCAGTCCGCTGTTGTATTCCCTAATTACAGCCTGTCTCCGGAAGCAAAATATCCTACGGCCATCGAGGAAGTTTATGCCGTACTTGAATGGGTTGCGGAG carries:
- a CDS encoding YdeI/OmpD-associated family protein, with translation MTNSSMNPKVDEFLSKARKWKEEYEKLRNIVLDCELTEEFKWMHPCYTFQNKNIVLIHGFKEYCALLFHKGALLKDAHGILIQQTENVQAARQIRFTDVREIVEMETILKAYIHEAIEVEKAGLEVSFKKTTEFIIPEEFQNKLNEIPTLKTAFEALTPGRQRAYILYFSEPKQSKTRESRVEKCIQQILGGKGLND
- a CDS encoding TetR/AcrR family transcriptional regulator, yielding MARAGLDLLTVLMAAAELADTKGVEELSLATLAQKLGIRSPSLYNHVEGLPGLRNKLVTYGLSQMRDSMTRAAIGKSGDDAVKAIAEAYIEFVRRHPGLYEVTHRFLESNDENHRRAAGEVVEIIIRVLDAYDLDKDTAIHIIRGLRSLLHGFASIEQQGGFNMPLDLNESFRVLIDTFLAGIRSINGQKSMR
- a CDS encoding MBL fold metallo-hydrolase; this encodes MKITKHLTVSQLAFLPNVFPVNCYFVEEVEGLTLIDAALPSSASSIIDAAQKIGKPITRIVLTHAHDDHVGSLDRLKQELPAVKVYISFRDSILLAGERTLQPGEPQTPIRGGVPTKVKTKPDVLLRDGEQIGSLLALSVPGHTPGSMAFFDTRNGALIAGDAFQTRGGVAVTGQLKPLFPFPAMATWNKELALESARKLRELSPSLLATGHGRMIESPAAIIDQAIQNAEKNLQKKKQVV